The proteins below come from a single Kiritimatiellia bacterium genomic window:
- the rplI gene encoding 50S ribosomal protein L9, whose protein sequence is MDVILIKAVEGLGGEGDVVRVADGYARNYLIPKGFAEVLTPAARRRAERIRAARAAEQAAREQAARELARRIETTSVTIAARAGEGGKLFGAVTNVQIAEALKLQGIEVDRHLIELEHPIHEIGTWRATVRPAPGVEATLKIWVVAEE, encoded by the coding sequence ATGGATGTGATTCTGATCAAAGCGGTTGAAGGTCTGGGTGGCGAGGGCGACGTTGTTCGTGTCGCGGACGGATACGCGCGCAACTATTTGATTCCGAAAGGATTTGCGGAGGTCCTGACGCCGGCGGCCCGGCGGCGGGCGGAGCGGATCCGCGCGGCTCGCGCCGCAGAACAGGCTGCGCGGGAACAGGCGGCTCGCGAGCTCGCCCGGCGGATTGAGACGACCTCGGTCACGATTGCGGCCAGGGCGGGCGAGGGCGGCAAACTGTTTGGCGCGGTGACGAACGTGCAGATTGCAGAGGCGCTGAAACTACAGGGCATCGAGGTGGATCGTCATCTGATCGAGCTGGAGCATCCGATTCATGAAATCGGCACCTGGCGGGCGACGGTTCGTCCCGCGCCCGGTGTCGAGGCGACGCTGAAGATCTGGGTCGTCGCGGAGGAATAA
- the rpsR gene encoding 30S ribosomal protein S18: protein MAKRNKKAQPRRGTRYLQGVTQIDYKDCELLKKFMTERGKIMPRRLSGTTARQQRAIRRAIGRARVLGLLP from the coding sequence ATGGCGAAACGGAACAAAAAAGCGCAGCCGCGGCGGGGCACGCGCTATCTGCAGGGGGTCACGCAGATCGACTACAAGGACTGCGAGCTGCTGAAGAAGTTCATGACCGAACGCGGCAAGATCATGCCGCGGCGGTTGTCCGGCACGACCGCGCGCCAGCAGCGGGCGATCCGGCGCGCGATCGGCCGTGCTCGCGTACTGGGGCTGCTGCCCTAG
- the ssb gene encoding single-stranded DNA-binding protein produces the protein MASLNKVFLIGNLTKDPDVRRLPSGEDVAEMRLAVNRRFRDRSGKDREETLFINVAVYGNRAAVVGKYLRMGSPVLIEGRLRQEEWTDREGKRQSRISVVAENFEFLGGGRASADSVPADRGGMTEGAEPPVAAKSPVPPEEAERPHDTGGGDRATPWRGGAEPEDSEEDSKLPF, from the coding sequence ATGGCGTCGCTCAATAAGGTGTTTTTGATTGGGAACCTGACGAAGGATCCAGATGTCCGTCGACTCCCCAGCGGGGAAGATGTCGCGGAGATGCGCTTGGCGGTGAACCGGCGGTTTCGCGACCGGTCCGGCAAGGATCGGGAGGAAACCCTTTTCATCAACGTGGCGGTGTATGGCAACCGGGCGGCGGTGGTCGGAAAGTATCTGCGCATGGGTTCGCCGGTGCTGATCGAGGGACGACTGCGGCAGGAGGAATGGACCGACCGCGAGGGCAAGCGTCAGAGCCGCATCAGCGTGGTGGCGGAGAACTTTGAGTTTCTTGGTGGCGGGCGGGCCTCCGCCGACAGCGTGCCGGCGGATCGTGGCGGGATGACGGAGGGAGCGGAGCCGCCGGTGGCGGCGAAGTCGCCAGTTCCGCCAGAGGAGGCGGAGCGGCCGCACGACACGGGTGGTGGCGATCGGGCCACACCGTGGCGCGGTGGGGCAGAGCCCGAGGATTCTGAGGAGGACAGCAAGTTGCCGTTCTGA
- the rpsF gene encoding 30S ribosomal protein S6: MRRYEGMFIFPERMKDEQLDAAIETVKTEIEKAGGSVTATTRLGRRTFARTLKRETAGHYVVITFDLEPEKLQSLSERWRLSPDVFRFRVFRAEAPVSAGEEAEHGVAQ; encoded by the coding sequence GTGAGACGGTACGAAGGAATGTTTATCTTTCCTGAGCGGATGAAAGACGAGCAGCTGGATGCCGCGATTGAGACGGTGAAGACGGAGATCGAAAAGGCCGGCGGCTCGGTGACTGCGACGACGCGCTTGGGGCGTCGGACGTTTGCGCGAACGCTGAAACGAGAGACGGCGGGGCACTACGTGGTGATCACGTTCGATCTGGAACCGGAGAAGCTTCAGTCGCTCAGCGAGCGATGGCGTCTGTCGCCGGATGTGTTCCGGTTTCGCGTGTTCCGTGCGGAGGCGCCGGTGAGCGCGGGGGAGGAGGCGGAGCATGGCGTCGCTCAATAA
- the pth gene encoding aminoacyl-tRNA hydrolase, with translation MVVGLGNPGSEYAGTRHNAGFEVVERLARRVGAEWRRSRQAPAECAIAELPEAGRVLFVKPLTYMNASGEAVAALARWHRLRPSEVVVVYDDVDLPLGTVRVRARGSSGGHRGMGSVIEQMGDDGIARVRIGIGRGRGDRDTVAHVLSRFSEEERPVAEAAMERAAAAVETLLTRGIERAMNEFNAEPKETQQP, from the coding sequence ATGGTGGTTGGACTTGGCAATCCGGGCAGCGAATATGCGGGGACGCGCCACAACGCGGGGTTTGAGGTGGTGGAACGTCTGGCGCGGCGGGTGGGGGCCGAGTGGCGCCGGAGCCGGCAGGCGCCCGCCGAGTGCGCGATCGCGGAGCTGCCGGAGGCGGGGCGGGTGCTGTTCGTGAAGCCGCTGACGTACATGAACGCCAGCGGTGAGGCAGTGGCGGCGCTCGCCCGCTGGCATCGTCTGCGCCCGTCGGAGGTGGTGGTGGTCTACGACGATGTGGACCTGCCGCTCGGCACGGTGCGGGTGCGCGCGCGCGGCAGTTCGGGCGGACACCGCGGCATGGGCTCAGTGATCGAGCAGATGGGCGACGACGGCATCGCGCGGGTGCGCATCGGCATTGGCCGTGGTCGGGGCGATCGCGACACCGTTGCGCACGTGCTGTCAAGATTTTCGGAGGAGGAGCGGCCGGTAGCGGAGGCGGCGATGGAACGGGCGGCCGCGGCGGTGGAGACGCTGTTGACGCGGGGTATTGAGCGGGCGATGAACGAATTCAACGCCGAACCGAAGGAGACACAGCAGCCGTGA
- a CDS encoding ribose-phosphate pyrophosphokinase, with protein sequence MKLLSGTAHRQLAERIAAFLGEPLVGVEIGRFPDGEHRIKIMDNIRGHDVYIVQPTCPPVNENLMELLIMMDAARRASASRITAVLPYFGYARQDRKDQPRVPITAKLVANLLVAAGANRVLALDLHSHQIQGFFDIPVDHLTAAPVLVKALRAMNLTDAVVVAPDTGGVKQAYAFAQMIGAGFAIAAKQRKSAVEVETIDMVGNVAGRNVLLVDDLITTGSTLCGAAELLKQRGAGSVRAVVTHALVTRKAIAALKASPIEEIIVTDTVPVGDWEGFPVRVQSVAELLGEAILRIHNNQSVTSLFQV encoded by the coding sequence ATGAAACTGTTGTCCGGAACGGCGCACAGGCAGCTGGCCGAGCGGATCGCCGCGTTTCTTGGCGAGCCGCTGGTTGGCGTTGAGATCGGCCGGTTTCCGGACGGTGAGCATCGCATCAAGATCATGGACAACATCCGCGGGCACGACGTGTACATCGTGCAGCCGACGTGCCCGCCGGTGAACGAGAATTTGATGGAGCTGTTGATCATGATGGACGCGGCCCGGCGCGCGTCCGCGTCGCGGATCACCGCGGTGTTGCCGTATTTCGGGTATGCGCGGCAGGACCGGAAGGACCAGCCGCGCGTGCCGATCACCGCGAAGCTGGTTGCGAATTTGCTGGTGGCGGCCGGAGCCAACCGGGTGTTGGCGCTGGATCTGCATTCGCACCAGATCCAGGGGTTTTTCGACATTCCGGTGGATCATCTGACCGCGGCGCCGGTGCTGGTGAAGGCGCTGCGCGCGATGAATCTGACGGACGCGGTCGTCGTCGCGCCGGACACAGGGGGCGTGAAGCAGGCGTACGCCTTCGCGCAGATGATCGGCGCCGGTTTTGCGATCGCGGCGAAGCAGCGGAAGAGCGCGGTCGAGGTGGAAACGATTGACATGGTCGGCAACGTGGCGGGCCGGAACGTGCTGCTGGTGGACGATCTGATCACGACGGGCAGCACGCTGTGCGGCGCGGCGGAACTGCTGAAGCAGCGGGGGGCCGGGAGCGTGCGTGCGGTGGTCACCCATGCGCTGGTGACGCGGAAGGCCATTGCGGCGCTCAAGGCATCGCCGATTGAGGAGATCATCGTCACCGACACGGTGCCGGTTGGCGATTGGGAGGGCTTTCCGGTCCGTGTGCAGTCGGTGGCGGAGCTGCTCGGCGAGGCGATTCTGAGGATTCATAACAACCAGTCCGTGACCTCGCTGTTTCAGGTTTGA
- a CDS encoding Mur ligase family protein: MSALAQALRDVGAEVSGSDRHADRGEWLPILQRLRRAGVRLLRQDGSGVEPGVVVVVSSAIEADNADLAAAVRGGLQVRHRAEVLAELVRGRRVAAVAGTSGKTTVTGMLGWILEVAGLDPWVVNGGGLLNWVAPDRVASVRRGDGEWSVIETDESDRSLLQFEPELAIVTNISDDHFSEAEAERLFRQFVQRVRRVVVTGVGVGRRLGEPAARLVEAAPPGSVVARGGWLEFEWCQTRFQLQLPGAHNAANAVLAAAAAAELGVPPATSAAALSRFRGIERRLERVGMCGGAVVLDDYAHNPAKIAAAWSAAREMGSPVLGVWRPHGFGPLERMMDELVAAWSKVVQEGDRLWLLPVFYAGGTPGGRASSEELARRLADVGVHVETVGALDELEGRVRALVRPGAVVLVMGARDPALPRFARRLCGAEESGTV, from the coding sequence ATGAGTGCGCTGGCCCAGGCGCTGCGCGATGTGGGCGCGGAGGTGAGCGGGTCCGACCGCCATGCGGATCGGGGCGAGTGGCTGCCGATTTTGCAGCGGCTGCGACGGGCGGGCGTGCGGCTGCTGCGGCAGGACGGTTCCGGGGTGGAGCCGGGCGTCGTCGTTGTCGTCAGCAGCGCGATTGAGGCGGACAATGCGGACCTTGCCGCGGCGGTGCGGGGGGGACTGCAGGTACGGCACCGGGCGGAGGTGCTTGCGGAACTGGTGCGCGGGCGGCGGGTCGCTGCGGTGGCGGGGACGAGTGGCAAGACTACCGTGACCGGGATGCTCGGCTGGATTCTCGAGGTGGCCGGTCTGGACCCGTGGGTGGTGAACGGCGGGGGCCTGCTGAACTGGGTGGCACCGGACCGTGTGGCGAGCGTGCGGCGAGGTGACGGGGAATGGAGCGTGATCGAAACCGATGAGAGTGACCGGTCGCTGCTGCAGTTCGAGCCGGAGCTGGCGATTGTCACGAACATCAGTGATGACCACTTCAGCGAAGCGGAGGCGGAGCGCCTGTTTCGCCAGTTTGTGCAGCGTGTACGCCGGGTCGTTGTGACGGGGGTGGGTGTGGGTCGGCGGCTGGGAGAACCTGCCGCGCGGCTGGTCGAGGCGGCTCCGCCGGGGAGTGTGGTCGCGCGAGGCGGATGGCTGGAATTTGAGTGGTGCCAGACGAGGTTTCAGCTGCAGTTGCCGGGCGCGCACAACGCCGCGAACGCGGTGTTGGCGGCGGCGGCGGCGGCGGAGCTGGGTGTGCCGCCGGCGACGTCCGCGGCGGCGCTGAGCCGGTTTCGTGGGATTGAGCGCCGTTTGGAGCGTGTGGGGATGTGTGGCGGCGCGGTGGTGCTGGATGACTACGCGCACAACCCCGCGAAGATTGCGGCTGCCTGGTCGGCGGCGCGCGAGATGGGGTCGCCGGTGCTCGGGGTGTGGCGGCCGCACGGGTTCGGGCCGTTGGAACGGATGATGGACGAGCTTGTCGCCGCGTGGTCGAAGGTGGTGCAGGAGGGGGACCGGTTGTGGCTGTTGCCGGTGTTTTATGCGGGAGGCACGCCAGGAGGGCGCGCCAGTTCGGAAGAGCTGGCTCGGCGGCTGGCTGACGTGGGTGTGCATGTGGAAACGGTCGGCGCACTGGATGAGCTAGAGGGACGGGTGCGGGCGCTGGTGCGGCCGGGCGCGGTGGTGCTGGTGATGGGGGCGCGGGATCCTGCGCTGCCGAGGTTCGCGCGGCGGCTGTGTGGGGCGGAGGAAAGCGGGACGGTTTGA
- a CDS encoding polymer-forming cytoskeletal protein produces the protein MGSGRKAQVVSGFDIVRSIRRSESSTAPPAPMGSVAASGGTVALPPRRVTACPLCGWATEVAGRPTFGVCPRCRQKFDIVDYTLDVEFDGRIVTGGRVRVGPDGVVRGGEISAAEVEVQGRIAGGRVCAKHRLVLRAGAMCAAGCVEFGALTVERGIELTFPAVVRCRAVDLAGVMEAELEAEEGVILREGAVFRGRLKCASLCVEDGAALLAAVEAGRRPRAG, from the coding sequence ATGGGCTCGGGCCGAAAGGCGCAGGTGGTCAGCGGATTCGACATTGTCCGCTCGATCCGCCGTTCGGAGAGTTCGACCGCGCCGCCCGCGCCAATGGGGAGCGTGGCGGCGTCAGGTGGGACGGTGGCTCTGCCGCCCCGTCGCGTCACCGCCTGCCCCCTCTGCGGCTGGGCGACGGAAGTGGCGGGGCGGCCAACGTTTGGTGTCTGCCCGAGGTGTCGCCAGAAGTTCGACATCGTGGACTACACGTTGGACGTAGAGTTTGACGGGCGGATCGTCACGGGTGGTCGGGTGCGGGTGGGCCCCGATGGCGTGGTTCGGGGGGGAGAGATCAGCGCTGCGGAGGTGGAGGTCCAGGGGCGCATTGCTGGGGGCCGAGTGTGCGCGAAGCACCGGTTGGTGCTGCGCGCGGGAGCGATGTGTGCGGCAGGCTGCGTCGAGTTCGGTGCGCTGACGGTTGAGCGGGGTATTGAGCTGACGTTTCCGGCGGTTGTGCGGTGCCGCGCGGTGGATCTGGCGGGTGTGATGGAGGCGGAATTGGAGGCGGAGGAGGGGGTGATTTTGCGCGAAGGAGCCGTTTTCCGGGGGCGGTTGAAGTGTGCATCGCTGTGCGTGGAGGACGGCGCGGCGCTGCTGGCGGCAGTGGAGGCGGGACGGCGCCCCCGCGCGGGGTGA
- a CDS encoding polymer-forming cytoskeletal protein, translating to MDATSASSVIAGDVEITGTVKSAGTVRVDGKLEGELHCEKDAWVGKSAVVKGNLNASSVIVEGTVNGNIVARDRIELKATARLTGDIKAKRLVVEDGVTFIGRSEVNPSGAGAAPAAPAAAPSATAGSATAEPARAGIFKR from the coding sequence ATTGCGGGCGATGTGGAAATCACCGGCACGGTGAAGAGCGCGGGCACGGTTCGCGTGGACGGGAAGCTCGAGGGCGAGCTGCACTGCGAGAAGGACGCGTGGGTCGGAAAGTCCGCGGTGGTGAAGGGCAACCTGAATGCGTCGTCGGTGATCGTCGAGGGCACGGTGAACGGCAACATCGTCGCGCGCGACCGCATCGAGCTGAAGGCGACCGCGCGGCTGACGGGCGACATCAAGGCGAAGCGGCTGGTGGTCGAGGATGGTGTGACGTTCATTGGTCGTTCGGAGGTCAATCCGAGCGGCGCTGGAGCGGCGCCGGCAGCGCCGGCCGCCGCGCCGTCGGCCACGGCCGGCTCTGCGACGGCGGAGCCGGCACGGGCTGGCATCTTCAAGCGGTGA